GCGGAATGACGGGCATCAACGAACTGATGAAGGCGGGCATGGGCGCAGAGGTGCTCAGAGATTCGGCGGTCGGTGCGGAGATGGAGGCTGTGGAAAGCCTTATGACCGAGATAGCCAGGGACGGCCCCGTCACATACGGGCTCGCAGAGGTCTCCGCCGCCGCATCGGCGGGAGCGGTGGAAACCCTGCTGGTATTGGACTCTAAAGTAAGGGAGCAGGATCTCGACTCGGTGGTCAGGGACGTCGAGTCGCAGAGAGGCAAAATACTCGTGATATCGTCACAGCACGATGCCGGAAGGAGGCTTTCGGCGCTCGGTGGAATCGGGGCGATACTGAGGTACAACTCCTGAAGCGGGCGCACGAATAATCTTGTCGTACGGCAATAGAAAATATTAATAAAGATTATAGAATAACTGGACTGTTAAACCGGTTTCGTTTTACAGGCGGCATGCCGTGAATTTGAGGAATTCAGATGAGAAATAAAGAAGATATAATCCAGGCGCTGAGCGGCAGACTCAATGTCTGCGACACCACGCTGAGAGACGGAGAGCAGACGGCGGGCATTGTCTTCTCTAATTTAGAAAAATACAAGATAGCCCAGATGCTAGACCGTGCCGGAGTCCAGCAGATCGAGGCAGGCATCCCTACCATGGGCACCGACGAAAAGATGGCGGTCAAGCACATTGCGCATATGGGTCTGAACGCATCCATACTCGGATGGAACAGGGCCGATATCAATGATATAAACACCAGCATCGACTGCGGAGTCGATTCGGTGGCCATTTCCATGTCGGCTTCCGACATTCATATAGATCACAAGCTCAAGAAGAGCCGTCAATGGGTCCTTGAGAAGATATACGAGGCCGTTTCATACGCGAAGGGCCATGGATTCTATATCTCGTGCAACGGAGAGGACTCTTCGCGCGCCGATATTGATTTTCTTGTCGAGTTCGTAAAAACCGCCAAGGAAGCAGGGGCAGATCGTTTCAGATATTGCGACACCATCGGAAGGGAGCAACCCTTCTCGACATACGAGCGCATTAAAAGGATAATATCGGAAACGGGCATGGATGTGGAAATGCACATGCATGATGATTTCGGTATGGCAACAGCGAACTGCCTCGCAGGCATCCACGCCGGGGCGAGATTCGCTAGCACGACGGTAATGGGGATAGGCGAAAGGTCGGGCAACTCTCCATTGGAAGAAGTCGTGATGGCATCGAAGCATCTGTTCGGTATAGACTCAGGCATAGACACGAAGCAGCTTAGGGACCTGTCATTGTTCGTATCGAGGGCGGCGGGCCGTTCGATAGAGGTTTCGAAGCCGTTCCTAGGGTCCAACTGTTTTGCTCATGAGGCAGGCATCCATGCGGACGGAATAATCAAGGATGCGATAAACTACGAGCCGTACAATCCGGAAGAGGTGGGCCTGGAGAGGAAACTGGTAATAGGGAAGCACTCCGGAAGGAACACCCTGATAACTGTCCTCGGAGAAATGGGTGTCAGCATCGACAAGGATATGGCATCGGACCTTTTGGATATCGTAAGGCGCGCGTCGGTACAGATGCACCGCAGCATATCCGACGATGAGCTTTTCTCGTTGTATGAAGACATGCTTAAGAAATCGAATATCTTCGATGATTCTGTAGTTTAAAC
This DNA window, taken from Methanomassiliicoccaceae archaeon, encodes the following:
- the nifV gene encoding homocitrate synthase, with the protein product MRNKEDIIQALSGRLNVCDTTLRDGEQTAGIVFSNLEKYKIAQMLDRAGVQQIEAGIPTMGTDEKMAVKHIAHMGLNASILGWNRADINDINTSIDCGVDSVAISMSASDIHIDHKLKKSRQWVLEKIYEAVSYAKGHGFYISCNGEDSSRADIDFLVEFVKTAKEAGADRFRYCDTIGREQPFSTYERIKRIISETGMDVEMHMHDDFGMATANCLAGIHAGARFASTTVMGIGERSGNSPLEEVVMASKHLFGIDSGIDTKQLRDLSLFVSRAAGRSIEVSKPFLGSNCFAHEAGIHADGIIKDAINYEPYNPEEVGLERKLVIGKHSGRNTLITVLGEMGVSIDKDMASDLLDIVRRASVQMHRSISDDELFSLYEDMLKKSNIFDDSVV